A single region of the Silene latifolia isolate original U9 population chromosome 8, ASM4854445v1, whole genome shotgun sequence genome encodes:
- the LOC141596309 gene encoding trihelix transcription factor DF1-like isoform X2 → MLGSTTEPVGSSIMSGGIGEDDKADGGGGGGGEFYEGDRSTGGNRWPKQEALALLKIRSDMDAVFRDSTLKGPLWEDVSRKMGELGYHRSSKKCKEKFENVYKYHKRTKDGRVGKSDGKTYRFFEELQALEQLNPSSSSSSFPQPQPEPVQAAVPVSMVIPAGTNPVPAGITVTSSVVTPITAQPHVTRVIQQQQQQQCPVPPTYYSSPSITLSSSSLSGSDEDEVVGTRRRRKKRKWKEFFERLTKEVIDKQEELQKRFLEAIEKRERDRLVRDEAWRTQEVNRLNREHDVLVQERSMAAAKDAALMQFLQKLCNDPRIVQSPNVVTGTADLSQPSQKLPNKSQVLPAAIPIQAQPQPQPQSQPQPQPSPTRLVNTASKAGGENDPIEASSSRWPKAEVEALISLRTQLDEKYQENGPKGPLWEEISANMKKLGYNRNTKRCKEKWENINKYFKKVKESNKRRPEDSKTCPYFHQLDALYRGKTPRIDNVTSFSPTSVPQPTRVENLTTVARAEQRWQGGNDSGDDEDNDYDDDDEGSDVMVNF, encoded by the exons ATGCTTGGTTCAACCACTGAACCGGTTGGAAGCTCAATTATGAGTGGAGGTATTGGAGAAGACGATAAAGCCGATGGCGGAGGCGGTGGCGGTGGTGAATTCTACGAAGGTGACCGGAGTACAGGCGGTAACCGGTGGCCGAAACAAGAGGCACTTGCTTTGCTTAAGATAAGGTCTGATATGGATGCTGTTTTCCGTGATTCCACTCTTAAAGGCCCTTTATGGGAAGACGTCTCCAG GAAAATGGGGGAGCTTGGATATCATCGAAGTTCAAAGAAATGCAAAGAGAAGTTTGAAAATGTTTATAAATATCATAAGAGGACTAAAGATGGTAGAGTTGGGAAATCAGATGGTAAGACGTATCGATTTTTTGAAGAGTTACAAGCTTTAGAACAACTTAAtccgtcttcttcttcttcttcatttccgCAACCACAGCCTGAACCTGTTCAGGCTGCGGTTCCGGTTAGTATGGTGATTCCAGCTGGGACTAATCCAGTCCCAGCTGGAATCACTGTTACATCTAGTGTGGTTACGCCAATTACCGCGCAACCACATGTAACACGagtaatacaacaacaacaacaacaacaatgtcCAGTGCCGCCGACTTATTATAGTAGCCCGTCGATAACACTGTCATCCTCGTCGTTGTCTGGATCAGACGAGGACGAGGTGGTAGgaacgaggaggaggaggaagaagcgGAAATGGAAGGAGTTTTTTGAAAGGTTGACTAAGGAGGTAATTGATAAACAAGAGGAATTGCAAAAGCGGTTTCTTGAGGCGATTGAGAAAAGGGAGCGGGATAGATTGGTTAGGGATGAGGCTTGGCGGACTCAAGAGGTTAACCGATTGAATCGAGAACACGATGTTCTTGTTCAAGAGCGGTCTATGGCCGCGGCTAAAGATGCTGCTttgatgcaatttcttcaaaaatTATGTAATGATCCGCGGATTGTCCAGAGTCCAAATGTGGTTACTGGCACCGCGGATTTATCCCAACCTTCACAAAAACTACCAAATAAATCTCAGGTATTGCCTGCAGCAATACCAATACAAGCACAGCCTCAACCTCAGCCTCAGTctcagcctcagcctcagccaTCACCAACTCGGCTCGTGAACACAGCGAGCAAAGCTGGTGGTGAGAATGATCCAATAGAAGCAAGTTCATCAAGATGGCCGAAAGCCGAGGTGGAAGCATTAATCAGTCTAAGGACTCAATTAGACGAGAAATAccaagaaaacgggcccaaaggCCCGCTTTGGGAGGAGATCTCAGCCAACATGAAGAAGCTGGGGTATAATCGGAACACGAAAAGGTGCAAGGAAAAATGGGAGAATATAAACAAGTATTTCAAGAAAGTTAAAGAAAGTAATAAAAGACGGCCAGAGGATTCTAAAACATGTCCTTATTTTCACCAATTAGATGCTCTTTACCGTGGTAAAACTCCTAGGATTGACAATGTTACCAGTTTTAGTCCTACCAGTGTGCCTCAACCGACACGGGTCGAGAATTTGACCACGGTGGCCCGGGCGGAGCAGCGGTGGCAAGGCGGTAATGACAGCGGGGATGATGAAGATAATGATTACGACGACGATGATGAAGGAAGtg atGTAATGGTGAATTTTTGA
- the LOC141594614 gene encoding uncharacterized protein LOC141594614 — protein sequence MASNNNLSLGNVLSFGGPSCLGLNLQGPVVSRQELTLGLNHDLGKNPESDEEGNSFSEEGIMDGHCGSCKVNRVHWPRVKWVDSMVKLLITAVSYLGEDALVESDGFGGKKILSLHKKEKWKLVSKVLAERGCLVSPQQCEDKFNDLNKRFKKLNDILGRGTACQVVEKPGLLDMMDRLTEKKKDDVRKILNSKHLFYEEMCSYHNNNRLHLPHDPDLQRSLHSLLKSTDDVDFCCEMHRHDNDFEADVHEGYDETYGRVSSKRVRLGRGLDEFNFVNPNSVQDVRIGLQLHPENPQTDMNLGFPDGRRGSFSEQQWLKAWSLELEERRLKIEAGALELEKQRFKWQRFCKKKDHQLEMWKIENKKMKLKNERAALELKRREMTINCNR from the coding sequence ATGGCGAGTAATAATAATCTATCATTAGGAAATGTGTTGTCTTTTGGTGGTCCTAGTTGTTTAGGCCTTAATTTACAAGGACCGGTGGTGTCGCGACAGGAGTTAACATTAGGACTTAATCATGATTTAGGGAAAAACCCGGAGAGTGACGAGGAAGGGAATAGTTTTAGTGAAGAGGGAATAATGGACGGGCATTGTGGTTCGTGTAAGGTGAATAGGGTGCATTGGCCGCGAGTGAAGTGGGTTGATTCGATGGTTAAGTTGTTAATTACCGCGGTGTCTTATTTGGGTGAAGATGCTCTTGTAGAGAGTGATGGGTTTGGGGGGAAGAAAATTTTATCCCTTCATAAGAAAGAGAAGTGGAAATTGGTGTCGAAAGTTTTGGCTGAAAGGGGTTGTCTTGTTTCGCCTCAACAATGTGAGGATAAGTTTAATGATCTGAATAAGAGGTTTAAGAAATTGAATGATATTCTTGGAAGAGGGACGGCGTGTCAGGTTGTTGAGAAACCGGGGCTTTTAGATATGATGGATCGATTAACTGAGAAAAAGAAAGATGATGTGAGGAAAATTTTGAACTCGAAGCATTTGTTTTATGAGGAAATGTGTTCGTATCATAATAATAATCGGTTGCATTTGCCTCATGACCCTGATCTTCAGCGGTCATTGCATTCGCTGTTGAAAAGTACAGATGATGTCGATTTCTGTTGTGAGATGCATAGACATGATAATGATTTCGAGGCTGATGTTCATGAGGGGTATGACGAAACCTATGGTAGGGTTTCGTCTAAGAGGGTAAGGTTAGGTCGTGGTTTAGACGAGTTTAATTTTGTGAACCCAAATTCGGTTCAGGATGTCAGAATCGGCTTGCAATTGCATCCTGAAAACCCACAAACTGATATGAATCTGGGTTTTCCTGATGGTCGTAGAGGGTCTTTTTCGGAGCAGCAGTGGTTAAAAGCCTGGTCACTTGAATTAGAAGAGCGTAGGCTGAAAATTGAAGCGGGGGCACTGGAGTTGGAGAAGCAGCGGTTTAAGTGGCAGCGATTCTGTAAGAAAAAAGATCATCAGTTGGAAATGTGGAAGATAGAAAATAAGAAAATGAAGCTTAAAAATGAGCGTGCTGCGTTAGAATTGAAGCGTAGGGAGATGACCATTAACTGTAACCGGTGA
- the LOC141596319 gene encoding sm-like protein LSM3B has protein sequence MAEEESAVKEPLDLIRLSLDERIYVKLRSDRELRGKLHAYDQHLNMILGDVEEVVTTVEIDDETYEEIVRTTKRTVPYLFVRGDGVILVSPPLRTA, from the exons ATGGCGGAAGAAGAAAGCGCAGTAAAGGAGCCTTTGGACTTGATTCGACTTAGTCTCGATGAACGTATCTACGTCAAGCTTCGTTCTGATCGCGAACTCCGTGGCAAACTTCAC GCTTATGATCAGCATTTAAATATGATTCTTGGAGATGTGGAAGAAGTTGTGACAACTGTTGAAATAGATGATGAGACTTATGAAGAGATTGTGCGG ACCACAAAGCGTACTGTTCCATATCTCTTTGTTAGAGGAGATGGCGTTATTTTGGTATCACCACCTCTGAGGACTGCTTGA
- the LOC141596309 gene encoding trihelix transcription factor DF1-like isoform X1, which produces MLGSTTEPVGSSIMSGGIGEDDKADGGGGGGGEFYEGDRSTGGNRWPKQEALALLKIRSDMDAVFRDSTLKGPLWEDVSRKMGELGYHRSSKKCKEKFENVYKYHKRTKDGRVGKSDGKTYRFFEELQALEQLNPSSSSSSFPQPQPEPVQAAVPVSMVIPAGTNPVPAGITVTSSVVTPITAQPHVTRVIQQQQQQQCPVPPTYYSSPSITLSSSSLSGSDEDEVVGTRRRRKKRKWKEFFERLTKEVIDKQEELQKRFLEAIEKRERDRLVRDEAWRTQEVNRLNREHDVLVQERSMAAAKDAALMQFLQKLCNDPRIVQSPNVVTGTADLSQPSQKLPNKSQVLPAAIPIQAQPQPQPQSQPQPQPSPTRLVNTASKAGGENDPIEASSSRWPKAEVEALISLRTQLDEKYQENGPKGPLWEEISANMKKLGYNRNTKRCKEKWENINKYFKKVKESNKRRPEDSKTCPYFHQLDALYRGKTPRIDNVTSFSPTSVPQPTRVENLTTVARAEQRWQGGNDSGDDEDNDYDDDDEGSGNDNDNDNNSGNDEINPVSLT; this is translated from the exons ATGCTTGGTTCAACCACTGAACCGGTTGGAAGCTCAATTATGAGTGGAGGTATTGGAGAAGACGATAAAGCCGATGGCGGAGGCGGTGGCGGTGGTGAATTCTACGAAGGTGACCGGAGTACAGGCGGTAACCGGTGGCCGAAACAAGAGGCACTTGCTTTGCTTAAGATAAGGTCTGATATGGATGCTGTTTTCCGTGATTCCACTCTTAAAGGCCCTTTATGGGAAGACGTCTCCAG GAAAATGGGGGAGCTTGGATATCATCGAAGTTCAAAGAAATGCAAAGAGAAGTTTGAAAATGTTTATAAATATCATAAGAGGACTAAAGATGGTAGAGTTGGGAAATCAGATGGTAAGACGTATCGATTTTTTGAAGAGTTACAAGCTTTAGAACAACTTAAtccgtcttcttcttcttcttcatttccgCAACCACAGCCTGAACCTGTTCAGGCTGCGGTTCCGGTTAGTATGGTGATTCCAGCTGGGACTAATCCAGTCCCAGCTGGAATCACTGTTACATCTAGTGTGGTTACGCCAATTACCGCGCAACCACATGTAACACGagtaatacaacaacaacaacaacaacaatgtcCAGTGCCGCCGACTTATTATAGTAGCCCGTCGATAACACTGTCATCCTCGTCGTTGTCTGGATCAGACGAGGACGAGGTGGTAGgaacgaggaggaggaggaagaagcgGAAATGGAAGGAGTTTTTTGAAAGGTTGACTAAGGAGGTAATTGATAAACAAGAGGAATTGCAAAAGCGGTTTCTTGAGGCGATTGAGAAAAGGGAGCGGGATAGATTGGTTAGGGATGAGGCTTGGCGGACTCAAGAGGTTAACCGATTGAATCGAGAACACGATGTTCTTGTTCAAGAGCGGTCTATGGCCGCGGCTAAAGATGCTGCTttgatgcaatttcttcaaaaatTATGTAATGATCCGCGGATTGTCCAGAGTCCAAATGTGGTTACTGGCACCGCGGATTTATCCCAACCTTCACAAAAACTACCAAATAAATCTCAGGTATTGCCTGCAGCAATACCAATACAAGCACAGCCTCAACCTCAGCCTCAGTctcagcctcagcctcagccaTCACCAACTCGGCTCGTGAACACAGCGAGCAAAGCTGGTGGTGAGAATGATCCAATAGAAGCAAGTTCATCAAGATGGCCGAAAGCCGAGGTGGAAGCATTAATCAGTCTAAGGACTCAATTAGACGAGAAATAccaagaaaacgggcccaaaggCCCGCTTTGGGAGGAGATCTCAGCCAACATGAAGAAGCTGGGGTATAATCGGAACACGAAAAGGTGCAAGGAAAAATGGGAGAATATAAACAAGTATTTCAAGAAAGTTAAAGAAAGTAATAAAAGACGGCCAGAGGATTCTAAAACATGTCCTTATTTTCACCAATTAGATGCTCTTTACCGTGGTAAAACTCCTAGGATTGACAATGTTACCAGTTTTAGTCCTACCAGTGTGCCTCAACCGACACGGGTCGAGAATTTGACCACGGTGGCCCGGGCGGAGCAGCGGTGGCAAGGCGGTAATGACAGCGGGGATGATGAAGATAATGATTACGACGACGATGATGAAGGAAGtggtaatgataatgataatgataataattccGGTAATGATGAGATTAATCCAGTTAGTCTTACATAA